The nucleotide sequence caaagtacttcaaagagtgccccaaagtttctaccggagagtcaagacgaaaacgtgtgccaacccctatgcataggttcatgggcggaacccgcaagttgatcaccaaaacatacatcaagtggatcacgtgatatcccattgtcaccacagataagcacggcaagacatacatcaagtgttctcaaatccttaaagactcaatccaataagatgacttcaaagggaaaactcaatccattacaagagagtagagggggagaaacatcataagatccaactataatagcaaagctcgcgatacatcaagatcgtatcacttcaagaacacaagagagagagagagagagagagagagagatcaaacacatagctactgtaacataccctcagccccgagggtgaactactccctcctcgtcatggagagcgccgagatgatgaagatgaccactggtgagggaccccccctccggcagggtgccgggacgggctcctgagaggtttttggtggctacagaggcttgcggcagcggaactctcaatctaTTTTtttcttcgatggttttagggtatatgggaatatataggcgaaagaagtcggtcgagggagccacgaggggcccatgagagtggagggcgcgcctagggggtgggcacgcctccctatctcgtggcctccttgaagcttccttggcttgcactccaagttccctcgattgcttctgttccaaaaataagtttcccgaaggtttcattccgtttggactccgtttaatattccttttcttcaaaacactaaaataggcaagaaaacaacaatatgggctgggcctccgtttaataggttagtcccaaaaaataatataaaagtgtataataaagcccataaacattcaaaacagataataaaatagcatggatgcttcataaattatagatacgttggagacgtatcaatggtgaGAAGTATCGATATACTAGGaactcttaagaggtggagcaatcctcacaacatccttgtcgtaaaagatagtaatacttcaaggtagaacataatataAGCTGGGaggcaagttgcatccataacatgaacaagtttgtgatgaaaggaaggtaaggatgttgtcgatggtaactcaaattaccaagggacgaggatggcacttatcatcatgaattcaattgatatcttgaaaggagtcaaaatgttaatgatgatcatgacaaattatGTCGAGagaatccacgaagaagcaatcgaacaaCGACTGTATCGAGCAAAGGACTGATGCAACGAAATATTATTGGAACCACAAATACAACACAAACTTGgaatcaagtttgctgttcgagataaacgataagacgaggaaatcgatgtaagcttagctcatcgtcttCCGGGAGTAAGGAacaagtagcacagttaaaatcggcacgataatgctATAGCCGAGCAGGCCAGGAATGACATGGTCGAgtacaaactcataagtaaagaagattactaagagttgtttaatcatgGTGCGGACCCGATTTAGTTATCGGTTTCCTCGAGTAACTATCAACTCggaacccaggaaaattggaatcggtcaGGAATAATACTTGATGAAGGCTCATAATTAGCAACGTGGTTCGATGATAttatcgagataccagagggtaatactctgAGGTAGAGCGAGATAGAGGGTTGACAagtgtattgatctgcagaagacaagtactttaacttgacTGAGAAAAGGAATCAAGGAATATCAATATGGCTGAAACCatagctgcaagggatccaatttaatgacaccgaAAGTATTATCCAACCGATTATATGTTCtgtaagaagcttccatgataagttccacatcgggtccatgggcatgaacactaaGTTTAAGggcgactcccacttcttcaatgcataaccctccattcacttctcgtttccaaaaatgacattagttgttgaaagttttttctggcgaagcaccagaagagtatgactcgtgaaaactttcgggttcacacatatTAGAGAAGGCTTCAACCCATAGGTGCATcttgggaacatataccacaaactccaAGGGTAATCGACACAAGCTCaaaggtagagcatggttgacaaaagcagaggatacaaattgtCAAAGACATTATGTATCATGGGAATAACTCACAAGAATTTTGAACGTGAAGGATACTATCGGATAATAACCCAACAATCACTACAAGGATtccggtctattgcaacaaaatttaTTGCTACAACTATGTTTTGTTGCAATAAAACACAATATTACCAAAAATTCCCCGGTTGTGGTAATAGGCCGCACATATTGCCATAACTTAGTTTGGTCGCGATAAATACTAACTTTGTTGCAATAGAGGCCTCATATTGCAACAAACTGTATTGGCATTGCAATATGGTAGCGGTATTGCAACAAACAAATTCTGTTGCGTGAGGGCAGTCATTTTGTTGTAATAGAGAGTAGGTATTTCAACATAACAACTATTCATGGCAATATTAAGAAAGATATTGCAACATCGGCGTGACGTTGCATTAGATACAAATATTACTGCAAAAAGGGGCTAAGTATCACAACAAACTGCATCGGCGTTGCAATATGGTAGCGATATTGCGACAAACGAATTCCGTTGCGCCAGGCAGCCATTTTGTTCAAAAGAGACTAGGTATTTCAACAGAATAACTATTTGTGGTAATATTCCAAAAAATATATTGTAAAATCGGTGTGACATTGCATTAGTTACAACTAAAATAGTGGGAAAAAATATTATTCAAATTTATAGATATTAAGTTATGATTTTTGCAAGCTTTAAGGAGTAATTAAAATATATTTTAATTGCACCCATTTTGATTAACCAAAATAATAGAAAAAGTTTATAAATGGATTGAATACACTTTCTTGATAGGAATACATATTTAATTTGTTAAATTTGGATTTGAAATGGCCAAGTTGTTGGCATTTTAAAACAAGGTTGTTTTTTGCAAAAACTAGGGTGGCATCCACGGTGACCTCTAGGGGCAATGACAAGTGTGGCATGCCACCGCGCAGTAACCCAAAAAACTATGGAGGCTCTCGCCTGGGCAGGGATTCGAACGCTCGTCCTcagactcgaaaacccttcacatccacaacgaagagtatcggtactcaatcagagtaAGAATTTTGTGGTAATATATTGCGTTTTATTGCAACAGAAGATAGCTATAGCAAtaaattttgttgcaatagaccagAATCCTTGTAGTGGTATTCTCACATCTaggacatggacaacacataaaaccattttgcttgtttgcctcagccacttcgagaaaattatgcacgcccttaatgtactcggaggtgcgtctattaccgtacatccattaccggttcatctgcgtgcattatatataattaagtatgtcaaaaaccattacagaacatcatgaatagagaagtgaccaaattaatagaagttcatcatcacattaaaaccaaagtactgtaatgatcaaatgttattactgaaaaaataaatacataaagttcatacactagttctcattgaacaacatatctCTCTCtaaagcatctaattaaaccatacattgaaacgtTGCAAAATATTTCAATGCAACAAGAAATGTGATCataattgcaactaaggtaacaattgattcaatggcataatgataccaagcctcggtatgatggcatattttctaatctttctaatcttcaagtgcattgcatccatcttgatcttgtgatcatcgacgacatcagcaacatgcaactccaatgccatattctcctcctcaattcttttcaatcttttcttcaagtaattgttttctttttcaactaaatttaacctctcgacaacagggtcggttggaatttccggttcacatacctcctagataaaaacatctatgtcacgttggtcagcataattgtcataaacactaaacgaaccaaatagttataaaagataatatataccacatcagaatcatagacaggacgagggccgatggaggcggataccaaaaccatcgcactatataacaaataataataaaagtaagaaaattatacaagtatctatctaaatcatacaagtaagaattttttttctattagaaagaagataagaacaagaggctcaccacggtggtgctggccatgagatcggcgcgggcgatcgacgacggtgaggacggggacgggacaggacataccgccaaacctagacaaattttGAGAAAAATGGAggttggacaaggagcttcgagaggagccagcttaagtgtggctcgggcatttcatcgaacacctcatgtgcatagaaggtgagctagagcaccacaaaagCTCTCCCACAGTTGGCCAAAAAATAGATCAGTGGCTCTGCTCGCGGGCAGGGgcgggggtatatataggcctatctttagtcccggtttgtggttaaaaccgggactaaaggacaacCTTTGGTTtcggttccagccaccaaccgggactaaaggttgtgggccaggagcgaggaccattaattggtcccggttcgtgtcaagaaccgggaccaaaggggtcatacgaaccgggaccaatggcccccgaggcccagccggcgccctggcctcacgaaccgggaccaaaggccgatgccccctttggtcccggttcgtgagtgaaccgggattaatgcccttacccatgcctcaaccaaagccctgttttctactagtgaaggacGGCATGGGATGGGCGCGGGCTTGACACCTATGGTCACCTTAACGTTGTCAGTTTGCAACCATTACATCACCTTAACCTATGGTTGACGGGCCCCTTTCGCACTGCGCTACAAAAACAGGGTGGGGGCTTCACGAGGTTCGTCGCGTTGCCAGGATCCCACCAAcactccctaccgatctagggcTCGCAGCAGTGACGGAAAGCACCGCCACCACCGCTACTCACTCACCGCCGCCACCACAGCTCCACCATGGCCACCAGCTCGAGCTCATCGAGCCAAGGAGAGGGTATACTGCCGATCTAATCTAGCCTACACCGATCCACAAGATCCATCAAAGGTATTAGAACCAAACTTGGCTGAGATTTTTGGTGGAAGAGAAACACAGAGAAGCAGTACACAACAGGACTTATGCGCACGGATCTCAAACCCATCGCACGTCTATGCGTTACGCGTTAGAAACAGGTTCTGCTAGAATTTCATTTCACGCCCAACTTTGACTATTGTTGTCTTGATATTAGAACAGAAAGATGAGAAAGCGGACTACATTTTGATGATTATATTAGCCTTCCATAGGCTATTAAACTCACGGCTAAAAAGCTTGTCATGAATAGTGTCTTTGTTTATATGGATCCTCTTCACATTAAGAACAAATCAGTTCCAAAGTACGGCCTGTTGGTCAGTGTGAAAGTGATGCTTACAAACAGTTTTAGTTTTTGTATAAGTCAAACGATGAAAGTTTGAAGATATGTGTAGAAAAATATATCAGCATCTACCACATAAAATCAATTATATCATTAGAACAATCATACTTGGTCAAACTTCTCATTGTTTGACATAACAACTAATAGTATGCACTACATTCTAGCATGATTTTGCTTGAGATTTGTGGTCGCATGCAGCACCATAGTCTCAATTGTGAACCCCGGTCCAAATCCCAGCATCACACCCCAAACACCTTCCTCTCCGTCCTCCTCCATTCGGCGCCGCTGCTCATCAAGCACAAAAATCACTGTGGCACTGAGCATATTCCCGTACTCCCTCAGCACGGTCCGACTTGCTGCCAACTTCCCTGGGTCCAACATGAGAGCCAGGTCGATGCTGTCCAAGAGTGCGGTGACGCCAGGATGCACTGCCCAGAAGAGGTCGTTCCATTGGGCGTCAATTCCAAGCTGCTTGAGCTCATCCGATATGCACCTCTCGATGTTGTGTGTAGCTATAGGGGCAAGCTCCTGCATAAACAATTGGTGGTAGATGCCGCCTTCCCCGGTTTTTATAACGGCAACACGATCTGTGTCCGGAATCACGGTCTGTGATGCGGATACCATCTCAAAGAGCGGGCGCTCCAGTGGATGCACCGCGTCAGCGCCGACGATTACCGCGCCGGCGCCGTCACTGAAAATTGCCTGGCTAATGAGGGTGTGGGGGTAGTTCTCCTCTGGCCCCCGCAAGGCAGCAACGCTGAGCTCGACGCATGCCACCAGGACACGGGCGCCACAGTTATTCTCGGCAATGTCCTTGGCGAGGCGCAGCGACGCGGAGCCGCCGGAGCATCCGGTGAGCTGGAGCAGTGTGCGGACCACAGAGGATCCGAGGCCCAGCAGGGATGCGAGGCGGAGGTCGACGCCCGGGGAAAGGGCGCATGAGTTGGTGCTGAGGATGAGGTGGGTTATGTCGGTCGCTGGACGGCCCCACTTGGCTATGGCCTTGGTGGCCGCGGACGCGGCGAGCTCCGGGGCAACGGCAGCGGCGATCTCCAGCCTGTCCTGTCCACCGTCGAAGAAGCGGGGGTGGGCGTCCAGCAGCTCCTGCGTGTGGTGAAAGAAACGTTTCTCCGTGGCAGTCCTGTCACCTGCACGTACGATTGACAGAAttttttttcccgcaaaaaaaaatatTGACAGAGAAGATAAACAAACGCGCCAAGGCCGATCGACCTGTCATCGCAGATTTGGCTTACATATTAACTTGAATTTGCGTTTGAGGTCCGTGAGGTGTTGGCTTTTGGTGACGCGGAAGTAGTACTCCACGTACTCCTCCTGGGACAATCGGTTGGGCGGGTTTGCTGTCCCGATGGCCAGCACTGCCGCAGGACCGTCCGCACGCTTCAAATGCCGGATCTCGCGCACGGTATTTCTTGCCAAGCTGTCACAGGCCTGCTTAgctaatgtgtgtgtgtgagagagagagagagaacaaaatAAGAGTTATTTTTTGTTGATGAAACTAAATAAGAGTTAACGCTGcacgaagaaagaaagaaagaaagaaagaaagaaagaaagaaaaatacgtACCTAGCCACCGGCAAGACAGAAGGGGGACAGTGAGAAGGCTGCTCTTGTTTGCATAGCATGTTCAGATCATGATTCACCTAGAGCCCAAGGGATCGTGTAATGAACGTAATTATTCCTATACCAAACATAAATTCTAAATCTCACATATAGTAATGAATAAAATAAAAGTTAAATAGCTGAGAGGAAGAAAAAGGGAGCTGAGGAGCAGCTCCAACATGTACTAATGAATAAAATAAGAGTTAACTCTGCACATAGAAAGTAAGAAAGAACAGGCAAGAAGGAACCGGAAATACCTAGACAATATGAAGTGAGTGCCACCGGCAAAACAGACGGGGAAGGCTGCTCTTGTTTGCCTCGCGAGATGCAAAGGCTTGGTACTTTATAGGGACGGGAGAGCAGAGCCGAAGCATCTCCGTAGTAGAAAGGCTACCAGCGCAGGCATCCACCAGCCACAAGTAATACTTGGTaaccgtttttttttcttttgcgggggAATACTTGGTAACCGTTGCCATGTGAAAGTGAAACACTAGTGCTACTTGTACTAGTTTATGTAGATACATCCACCATCCAGTACAAATCTGAGTTTTAATTAGAGTCGGTTCGTAGATCTGTTTTTTCTAATAAATCTCGAGCCGAGTCTGAGCACTATACCAGTGGCCGGGATTTTCTTAAAACAAAGAAAAAAGCGGCACCACGTTTTTTTTCTAGAAAACAGACACCAAAGATTTTTAGAGTCAGTTTACATATATATTCAATCGACTGTCGTAATTATAATATTTGATACAGCTTTCAGTATTTTGTGCAGAGAGTTGAATTGCAGGTCACACATGACCATTTGGACTTAGTTCTGGGGAACTACTTTCGCAGTTCCTAAATCTTATAGCCTCATCCTTGTTGATTCTAATGTTTACCTTTATTTCAATTAGCTTTGGATTCTTGCTGTAAACAACACAGGGTGTTCTTCTGGCATCTGATTCGTAACAGGCTCAACACCAGAGCAATGTTGCAACGAAAAAACATTCACTTGCTGGATTATAACTTTGTCATGTTTGACTGTTGAGATGCCAGGAGCACAGAGCATCCCCATCATTTATTTTCTCATAAGATGCTACCAGTACATGCATCCACCAGATACAAGTACACGCCAACTATTTTATAACTACTCCCTTGTGAAACACTAGTGCTACTTGTTGGGATTATGCCCTAATGGAAATTTTACGATGACGACATTTACACATGGCTATGTAATTAATACTACTGAGATcaactgtaaccatggaaatttggGAGAATCTGATGCCAGTACAGGGATTCAGTTTTTTTACgatatatattactccctccgttccgtcACAGAAatagatgtatttagaactaaaatatatctagatacatccatacctgcaacAAGTAATTTAGAACGGAGAGAGTACTATATATAAGACGTAGATCCCAACATTGGTTGTTGAGAATCCATAAATCAAACAGTTGTCGAGATGCCAAGGATCCTCCTACATTACAAGTGATATGTACAGCTAGAAGTTCCTTGGACACAAACAACAATTTTGTAAAATAACGCAACCAGGAGCATAGAGTATCTCCATCAGTTTTTTTTTCTCATGAGATGCTACATCATATGGATCCACCGGCCACAAATAGTAGACGCCAAATATTTCGTAACTACTCACATGTGAAACACTAGTTCTACTTCTTGGGAATTTGCCCTCAAAGCAATTTTAGGATGATGATATTTACACATGGCTATGCAATGGATAGTGCTGAGATGCCTAAGTGTCCACATCAGTACTAGGCTACTAGCCATGGAAATTCGGGAGGATCCAATACCAGTCCGGGGGATCCAGTGTTttgatgatactccctccgtcacggtttagaaggcgcgcttggaAATTCTCTGGGACCTAGGTTGTTAGACTGTATATATGTAGTCCTGTATAGGCCTTGTATTGTACCCCTTGGTAcgtctatataatgagatagccacaccccgttTTAGGGTGTCGAGCCGGTTTCCCAAACCCtatgttttacatggtatcagtttaggtTACGATGTCTTCCGCTACACCAcctccccccgccgccgtcgccgccgccgcgccgatcTTGACCACCGCCGCTGTCGCGCCGGCCCTAGCCCCAATGTCGCCCTTCCTGGCCTCCCGGCCACTCGCGGCGACGTACGGCGCCACCCTGCCGCCGCCCGCTTCTCCGCAGGCGCCGGGCTTCGGGGAAGATCTGGCCGCCCCGCCCGACGCTGCGGCGCTGCCGGCTACAGGCGGCCCTCCTCCGCCGAGCAACCCGTGGTACGACGCCTACGGTGCCCCCCCGCCACCGTCGTCTCTCTGGCCGGGATCGGCccccgctgcgccgccgccgcacccctggCCGGGATCGGCCcctgctgcgccgccgccgcacccctacACGGCggtgccaccgccgccgcaccacaACTACTCCGCGCAGCCGCAGCAGTCCTATGGGGGCGCGGCTGCCTCGCCGTATGGTGCCCCCGTAGCTCCCGGGCACGATGACTCGGCCACTGCAGCGCCCGGCCTCTACGGCCCTCCTGCAGCGCCGGGCGCCCTGGCTGCTCCCTCGCCCGACTACCCCTACGCGATGATCCCTCGTCCAGAGATGGCTCCGTCCATGGATCCCTATGCATCACTAGCGCAGGCGTACACTGCTCAAACCGCGGCGCCGCCGCCGTTTTATTTCTCGCACCTGCTTCCAGTGAAGCTCGGGCCGGACAACTACCTGTCATGGCGTGCGCAGGTCTTGCCTCTCCTCCGCAGCCGCTACTTGGAGGGCTACGTTGATGGGTCCATCCCGTGCCCACCTCCTCACCATCCGGCATATCACACGTGGGTGGCGCAGGATCAGGCCATTCTCTCTGCCATCCAGTCCTCGCTTACGCCGAGTGTTTCGTCGATGGTCATCATCGCCGCTACGTCCAGGGAGGCGTGGGCGGCCCTCCACACCAGTTTCgcctctcagtctcaggcgcgtgcgCACTTTATACGCACCGAGCTGGGTGAGACCAAACTTGGCGATCTCAACATCACGGAGTACTTCAACAAGATGACGAGCCTCGCTGACACCCTGGCCTCTGTTGGTCAGCCACTTCTGGACGCGGACTTCACCACCTTTGTGCTTAACGGGCTCGATGATGATTATGATAATCTCATTGAGAACGTCCATGGTCGAGATGATACACTCCCGCGTCGTGAGCTCTATGCGCGCCTCCTTGGGCGTGAGCAGCCCATCAAGGCGCGCCGTGTTTCCCCCGCTTCGTCTCCGCCAACGCCGCCACACGCGGCAAACCTCAGAAGCCGGCCCCATCAGGTGGCAAACCACCGGCTTCCCCGTCGCATGCCTCGAGGGGCAACGCGCCGACCATCACGGGAGGGAGTCGCCCAGTTGCTTGCTGTTCCAGTTGTGGCGCTCCTCGGGCTTGTCAGCTTTGTGGCATAGATCGTCACCTCGCCTCTCGCTGGCACAGACGCTACAAGCAAGACTTCCTTGGCCTTGGCAACAATGGAAAAGGGAATGATAAGCAGGCTGCAGCTGCGGTGACAGGGCACGAGCACGGGGGCACCCAGTCATACTCCCTTGATCCGGCATGGTACATGGATACAGGAGCGACGAATCACCTCACCAGCGAGATGGGCAAGCTCTCCGTTCAGGAACCGTACCGTGGACATGATTAGgtgcacaccgccaatggagcaggtatgcgcatctcccatgttggtcaggcatcACTTCTTGCACACAATTTTCGCAAACTGCATCTTTCTAATGTCCTTCGAGTTCCCTCTGCTACGCGTAGTTTGTTGTCTATTCCTCAACTTACTCATGAATGTCCTTGCTGAGTTTTacccttttcgtttctttatcaaggatcgggacacgagggccgttctgcttagTAGTCGTCTTCGCCATGGCTTATATGCACTTGACACACCGTCTACATCTCCTACGCCGTCTTCTCCTCAGGtgttcagtggtgttcgtgtgtcgcctACGCACTGGCATGCGCGCCTTGGACATCCTGCTGCTTCTATAGTTAGTCATGTGCTGCATCGCCATGAACTACTAGTTGTGTCCAATAAGAGTGCTAAAActatttgtgatgcctgtcagcagggcaagagtcaccaactacctttttcagagtctagtcgtgttgtgaaacatcctcttgagcttgtgttttctgatgtatggggtcatgcccaaacatctgttagtggtcacaattactatgtcagtttcattgatgcttacagTCGGTTTACTTGGCTATATCTTATCAAGCGTAAATCTGACATGTTTAATGTTTTCATTCAGTTCCAAGCACACGTTGAGCGTCTCCTTAAGCACAAGATTATTCATGTTCAATCCGATTGGGGGGTGAATATCACAACCTCAACTCGTTTTTTAATAAGCTTGGGATTTCGCatcgtgtgtcttgtcctcatacacatcagcaaaacggcaccgctgaacgtaagcatcgtcatcttgtagAGACTGAACTTACTTTACTAGCTCATGCCTCCGTCCCGTTTCGGTTCTGGAGTGATGCCTTCTCCACCGCCCATTTCTTGATAAATAGGCTTTCCTCACGACTGCTGAAAATGAAAACCCCTCTTGAACTCTTGCTCGATGATATTCCAGACTACACGTTTCTCAAAGTGTTTGGGTGCGCATGTTGGTCGCACTTGCGGCCTTACAACAAGCGCAAATTAGAGTTTcggtctaagaagtgtgttttcctGGGGTACAGTtctcttcacaaagggtacaagtgtcttcatgttcccaccaaTCGTGTCTACATTTCTcgtgacgtcgtgtttgatgagaatGTGTTCCTGTTTCGTGCTCTTCCGAACCACTCTACCTCTAGTTTACCACCTATGCACTCCACTACACCTTCACCTAAccaatttgtggatgttgcaaatTCTCCTGTGTTGCTTCCTAACCATGCTGCAGGTATTGGACGCGGTGCCCGCCTTGAACTCCTAGATGATGAGGTTATGGACGACACGCATGATGGCCCCGTTGATTCGATGCATGGCCCATGCATGGCGGGTCATGCCCGTCGGCCCGACACGTCCACAGCCGCCCCGCGGGCGTCGGCAGTGCCCGCGACTGCACCCGCCTCGGCCGCCCCGTTGGCCGGCTCGCCCGCTCCAGCACCCGGGTCGCCCGCCCCAGCGCCCGGGTCGCCCGCCCCAGCGCCCGGGTCGCCCGCCACGTCGACCGGGTTGCCCGGCCCATCACCCGGCTCGCCTGGCTCGCCCGCCAGGCCACAGGCGCTGCCCTCGCCGGGCCCAGTGGCAGGTGGCCCATCAGTAGGCGGCCCAGCAGCCACGGAAGCTGCGCCGGCCAGCCCCGCCTCGGCTACGTCGTCGCCTAGGGTTGGCAGCCCCGTCCTGGCAACGTCGCCCGGTGTTGAGTCTGCTGACTCTGGCTCCTCCAGCCCCGTCTCGGCCACGATGCCTTCGTCGCCTGTGGCAAGCCCCGTGGTTCCAGCACCGCCCGCTGTGGTTCATCATCGACCACACACGCGCAGCCGGTCTGGTGTTTTTTGCCCTAAGGAACGCAAAGACGGGACGTTGGCGTGGCTTGCTGCATGTGTGGCTCATGCTGCTGCGGATCCCACGGCAGAGCCGCGTCCTTTTCAGGCTGCACTGGGTATTCCTCACTGGCGTGCTGCGATGGAGCAGGAATTTCAGGCCTTGCTGAAAAATGGTACTTGGCAGCTTGTTCCTCCGGTCTCTGGCGTCAACATCATTGACTCCAAGTGGGTGTTTAAGGTCAAACGACATGCAGATGGTtctattgagcgctacaaggcACGACTGGTTGCCAAGGGTTTCAAGCAGAGGTacggtcttgattatgaagacacattCAGTCCAGTTATCAAGCCTACTACTATTCGTATACTGTTGTCTCTTGCCGTTACTCATGGTTGGTcgcttcgtcagcttgatgtgcagaatgctttcctccatggaattcttgaggaagaggtttatatgcgtcaaCCACCCGGTTTTGTTGATCCTACGTGTCcgcatcatctctgtcgtctggtcAAGGCGTTGTATGGACTTAAACAGGCGCCTCGTgcatggcatgctcgtcttggttcTGCTCTCCGGGCTCTTGGGTTTATTCCCTCAACTGCTGACACGTCACTGTTTCTCCTTCAGCGCCCTGAG is from Triticum aestivum cultivar Chinese Spring chromosome 1B, IWGSC CS RefSeq v2.1, whole genome shotgun sequence and encodes:
- the LOC123080099 gene encoding bisdemethoxycurcumin synthase, with the protein product MGMLCAPGISTVKHDKVIIQQSSLLTVPLLSCRWLAKQACDSLARNTVREIRHLKRADGPAAVLAIGTANPPNRLSQEEYVEYYFRVTKSQHLTDLKRKFKLICDRTATEKRFFHHTQELLDAHPRFFDGGQDRLEIAAAVAPELAASAATKAIAKWGRPATDITHLILSTNSCALSPGVDLRLASLLGLGSSVVRTLLQLTGCSGGSASLRLAKDIAENNCGARVLVACVELSVAALRGPEENYPHTLISQAIFSDGAGAVIVGADAVHPLERPLFEMVSASQTVIPDTDRVAVIKTGEGGIYHQLFMQELAPIATHNIERCISDELKQLGIDAQWNDLFWAVHPGVTALLDSIDLALMLDPGKLAASRTVLREYGNMLSATVIFVLDEQRRRMEEDGEEGVWGVMLGFGPGFTIETMVLHATTNLKQNHARM